A genome region from Natronobeatus ordinarius includes the following:
- a CDS encoding ABC1 kinase family protein, with product MLAYARDRRRFFLFGRPRRVTAETHRQRAEVLLESLLTLGPTFIKLGQLLSTRPDVLPPAYIDVLSALQDRVPPAAWADAKVVLEGELGPVEERFAEFDTEAISGASLGQVYRGRLDDGTEVAVKVRRPSVEELVEADLRVIRWSMPLLLYFVDDARAFSLENLADEFAKTIREEMDYEREATMLEEIRANFTDDDRYRIPSVIDSHSSARVLTMEYVGGTKITDVETLEAKGIDRGRLAENLQRSYMQMIVDDGVFHADPHPGNLAVTDDGRIVFYDFGMSGRVDEYVQEKIVEFYIAVANQDIDAILDALIAIGTLSPDADRGMMAEVMELAIQDARGEDIEQYRVQQIVGQVEDSIYEFPLRLPKNLALVLRVATVVEGVCVTLDPDFDFISTATSYLTEEGYREESIRRYLEASGDQLRHSASSIVRVPPKAERLLDRADRDDLYVRVDVEDSRGNFDKLAKRLVYGLLLTMGLFSMGVLYALEAPEASIVAAIFSAAITLLLYRSFRKPRSLQAKPQFTRQNLRQRRREE from the coding sequence CTGCTCGCCTACGCCCGTGACAGGCGACGGTTCTTCCTGTTCGGTCGTCCCCGACGGGTTACCGCCGAGACCCACCGCCAGCGTGCCGAGGTGTTGCTCGAGTCGCTGTTGACCCTCGGGCCGACGTTCATCAAACTCGGCCAGCTGCTCTCGACCCGGCCGGACGTCCTCCCGCCGGCGTACATCGACGTGCTCTCGGCGCTGCAAGACCGGGTGCCTCCGGCGGCGTGGGCCGACGCGAAGGTCGTCCTCGAGGGTGAACTGGGTCCCGTCGAGGAGCGGTTCGCCGAGTTCGACACCGAGGCGATCAGCGGCGCGAGCCTCGGCCAGGTCTACCGGGGCCGGCTCGACGACGGGACCGAGGTCGCCGTCAAGGTCCGCCGACCGAGCGTCGAGGAGCTGGTCGAGGCCGACCTCCGGGTGATCCGGTGGTCGATGCCGCTCTTGCTCTACTTCGTCGACGACGCGCGGGCGTTCTCCCTCGAGAACCTCGCCGACGAGTTCGCGAAGACGATCCGCGAGGAGATGGACTACGAGCGCGAGGCGACGATGCTCGAGGAGATCCGGGCGAACTTCACCGACGACGACCGGTACCGCATCCCGTCGGTGATCGACTCCCACTCGAGCGCACGCGTGCTCACGATGGAGTACGTCGGCGGGACGAAGATCACCGACGTCGAGACGCTCGAGGCGAAGGGGATCGACCGCGGACGCCTGGCCGAGAACCTCCAGCGGTCGTACATGCAGATGATCGTCGACGACGGGGTGTTCCACGCCGACCCCCACCCCGGTAACCTCGCGGTGACCGACGACGGCCGGATCGTCTTCTACGACTTCGGGATGAGCGGCCGGGTCGACGAGTACGTCCAGGAGAAGATCGTCGAGTTCTACATCGCCGTCGCGAACCAGGACATCGACGCGATCCTCGACGCGCTGATCGCGATCGGAACCCTCAGTCCGGACGCCGACCGGGGCATGATGGCCGAGGTGATGGAGCTCGCGATCCAGGACGCCCGCGGCGAGGACATCGAACAGTACCGCGTCCAGCAGATCGTCGGCCAGGTCGAAGACTCCATCTACGAGTTCCCCCTCCGGCTGCCCAAAAACCTCGCGCTCGTCCTCCGCGTGGCGACGGTCGTCGAAGGCGTCTGTGTCACCCTCGATCCCGACTTCGACTTCATCTCGACGGCCACCAGCTACCTCACCGAGGAAGGCTACCGCGAGGAGTCGATCCGCCGCTACCTCGAGGCCTCCGGCGACCAGCTTCGCCACTCGGCGTCGTCGATCGTCCGCGTCCCGCCGAAAGCCGAACGCCTCCTCGACCGGGCCGACCGCGACGACCTCTACGTTCGCGTCGACGTCGAGGACTCCCGGGGCAACTTCGACAAACTCGCCAAACGGCTCGTCTACGGCCTGTTGCTCACGATGGGGCTGTTCTCGATGGGCGTCCTCTACGCGCTCGAGGCTCCCGAAGCGTCGATCGTCGCCGCGATATTCTCCGCGGCCATCACGCTCTTGCTCTACCGATCGTTCCGCAAACCGCGATCGCTCCAGGCGAAACCACAGTTCACCCGCCAGAACCTCCGCCAGCGCCGGCGCGAAGAGTGA
- a CDS encoding phospholipase D family protein — protein sequence MKTELEPTVELLGTDDSDRRFQEALSDLFARDGTVYLVSGYFTYLGYRAIRNDIVSFLERSRDNELVAIVGPASDQFSARIAYDLWKLDDHDQVRLYKQPRGLHAKLYLRDGPEPRCIIGSGNITQVAFEYNVELNVDMRRECSDHPDIRQFLEWVDELVATSTPLRRRDIFGPVQVGSSFVNWSNKARLLPVRNVALRVIPVLLLLMLLAAMFRLV from the coding sequence ATGAAGACCGAGCTCGAGCCGACCGTCGAGTTGCTGGGCACGGACGACTCCGACCGCCGGTTTCAGGAGGCCCTGTCCGACCTGTTCGCCAGGGACGGAACGGTCTACCTCGTCAGCGGCTACTTCACGTACCTTGGCTACCGCGCGATCCGCAACGACATCGTCTCCTTTCTCGAGCGTTCGCGGGACAACGAGCTGGTGGCGATCGTCGGTCCCGCCTCCGACCAGTTCTCCGCCAGAATCGCCTACGACCTCTGGAAGCTCGACGATCACGATCAGGTGCGGCTGTACAAGCAACCGCGCGGGCTCCACGCGAAGCTCTACCTGCGCGACGGGCCAGAACCCAGGTGTATCATCGGCTCCGGCAACATCACGCAGGTCGCCTTCGAGTACAACGTGGAGCTGAACGTCGACATGCGGCGAGAGTGCAGCGACCACCCGGACATCCGGCAGTTCCTCGAGTGGGTCGACGAGCTCGTCGCAACGTCGACGCCGCTCCGGCGCCGGGACATCTTCGGCCCCGTCCAGGTCGGGAGCTCCTTCGTCAACTGGTCGAACAAGGCGCGATTGCTCCCGGTTCGCAACGTGGCGCTCAGGGTTATCCCGGTCCTGTTGCTCCTCATGTTGCTCGCGGCCATGTTCAGGCTCGTTTGA
- a CDS encoding endonuclease/exonuclease/phosphatase family protein: MKILSCNAGYLLGYQNVLGGYVPPPVSSVLGNAEVERQALERLVSVIERERPDVVSLLEVDLGSHRTATDGQFRTLLETLQERGLSYGGDVANKYGDGGIVSSLPFFGHLGNAVLSRSDRPTTRHYLSAGRKRLVLEVELAADVVLFMVHLSLGSRSRARQLRELADLVIDRARGRDVVVTGDFNTFDETGALGAFADRAALELRVPGETIPARPLDDLFVSSRSIDLFLCSPSISVERCDVLDVQLSDHRPIVLEAGR, from the coding sequence ATGAAGATCCTCTCCTGTAACGCCGGCTACCTGCTCGGCTACCAGAACGTCCTCGGGGGGTACGTCCCGCCGCCGGTCAGCTCGGTGCTCGGCAACGCCGAGGTCGAACGGCAGGCGCTCGAGCGACTCGTCTCGGTCATCGAGCGCGAGCGCCCCGACGTGGTGTCGCTGCTCGAGGTCGACCTCGGCTCTCACCGCACGGCCACCGACGGACAGTTCCGGACGCTTCTCGAGACGCTTCAGGAGCGGGGGCTGTCCTACGGGGGTGACGTCGCCAACAAGTACGGCGACGGCGGGATCGTTTCGTCGCTGCCGTTTTTCGGCCACCTCGGAAACGCCGTGCTCTCGCGGTCGGATCGGCCGACGACCAGACACTACTTATCGGCCGGCCGGAAACGGCTCGTCCTCGAGGTCGAACTCGCGGCCGACGTGGTCCTGTTCATGGTCCACCTCTCGCTCGGTTCCCGGAGCCGGGCGCGTCAGCTCCGCGAACTGGCCGACCTGGTCATCGACCGTGCCCGTGGCCGGGACGTGGTCGTGACCGGCGATTTCAACACGTTCGACGAGACCGGTGCGCTTGGTGCGTTCGCCGACCGGGCGGCCCTCGAACTGCGGGTCCCCGGCGAGACGATTCCGGCCCGGCCGCTCGACGACCTGTTCGTCAGCTCGCGCAGTATCGACCTCTTTCTCTGTTCGCCGTCGATTTCCGTCGAGCGCTGTGACGTCCTCGACGTCCAGCTCTCAGATCACCGTCCGATCGTGCTCGAGGCGGGCCGCTGA
- a CDS encoding aminotransferase class I/II-fold pyridoxal phosphate-dependent enzyme: MQIDPFELERWFAEYEHEADIMLAESGIRSLPASRFDTDPGDLGYVIPTNGDPAFRADVAERYGRDADEVLFTCGTQEANFLAFLALLSDPDSPDCDAASPPRSASSNAHAVVVTPTYQALYSVPEAIGEVTRVPLEPGTWSLDVDAVADAIRPETRLVVLNNPNNPTGRYHPLDRVEALYDLAADNDAYLLCDEVYRLLAEEPLPPVASMGPYGLSTTSLTKAYGLAGLRFGWLVGDREVVDAAWNWKDYTTISPGLIDQHVAKQALGEQEADILAANRALAADHHDRVETFLEEHDLEWHDPVGVNGFVTVPEGFENGREFCRTVVEEASVVLAPGECFGHPDYFRIGFGLPTDELEEGLERVGRVLG; the protein is encoded by the coding sequence ATGCAGATCGACCCCTTCGAGCTCGAGCGGTGGTTCGCCGAGTACGAACACGAGGCGGACATTATGCTCGCCGAGAGCGGCATTCGGAGCCTGCCCGCGAGCCGATTCGACACGGACCCCGGCGACCTGGGGTACGTGATCCCGACCAACGGCGACCCGGCGTTTCGCGCCGACGTCGCCGAACGCTACGGTCGCGACGCCGACGAGGTGCTGTTCACCTGCGGGACCCAGGAGGCGAACTTCCTCGCGTTCCTCGCGCTGCTCTCCGACCCGGACTCGCCCGACTGCGACGCCGCCTCGCCGCCCCGTTCCGCGTCGTCGAACGCGCACGCAGTCGTCGTCACTCCCACCTACCAGGCGCTGTACTCGGTTCCGGAGGCGATCGGCGAGGTGACGCGCGTTCCACTCGAGCCGGGTACGTGGAGCCTCGACGTCGACGCCGTCGCCGACGCGATCCGCCCCGAGACGCGGCTGGTCGTCCTCAACAACCCGAACAACCCGACGGGACGCTACCATCCCCTGGACCGGGTCGAGGCGCTGTACGACCTCGCCGCCGACAACGACGCCTACCTGCTCTGTGACGAGGTGTACCGGCTGCTCGCCGAGGAGCCGCTCCCGCCGGTCGCGAGCATGGGCCCCTACGGGCTGTCGACGACGAGCCTCACGAAGGCCTACGGGCTCGCCGGCCTCCGCTTTGGCTGGCTCGTCGGCGACCGCGAGGTGGTCGACGCGGCCTGGAACTGGAAGGATTACACGACGATCTCGCCCGGACTGATCGACCAGCACGTCGCGAAACAGGCCCTCGGCGAGCAGGAGGCAGACATCCTGGCGGCCAATCGCGCGCTCGCCGCAGACCACCACGACCGAGTCGAGACGTTCCTCGAAGAACACGACCTCGAGTGGCACGACCCCGTCGGCGTCAACGGCTTCGTCACCGTCCCGGAGGGGTTCGAGAACGGCCGCGAGTTCTGTCGGACCGTCGTCGAGGAGGCGAGCGTCGTCCTCGCCCCCGGGGAGTGTTTCGGCCACCCCGACTACTTCCGGATCGGCTTCGGCTTGCCGACCGACGAACTCGAGGAGGGACTCGAGCGCGTGGGCCGGGTGCTCGGCTGA
- a CDS encoding DNA polymerase sliding clamp, translated as MSEATSTVGEAGRDVTGVQATVEANVLRSALEPVLALFDECHLQIDEAGIRLTGIDPATVACVEVDLGRAAFEAFDATEVHVGIDAARFGDVVGMADSGGTVRLALDSETRRLHIRIGGLAYDLALLDPDVLRSPPEGIGNFDGTARAVAEGADVARSIRAAGMVADHAELAVEPDPAAFAVSAEGDTDDVSLELPDEDLLELDPGEARSLFSIDYLEPIARAAPRDAAFELRLGVEQPLSIRYDIVDGEGAVEFLVAPRIATN; from the coding sequence ATGAGTGAAGCGACTTCCACGGTCGGCGAGGCCGGCCGGGACGTGACGGGGGTTCAGGCGACGGTCGAGGCGAACGTTCTTCGGTCGGCCCTCGAGCCGGTGCTCGCGCTGTTCGATGAGTGTCACTTGCAGATCGACGAGGCGGGGATTCGCCTGACGGGGATCGATCCAGCGACGGTCGCCTGCGTCGAGGTCGACCTCGGCCGGGCGGCGTTCGAGGCGTTCGACGCGACCGAGGTTCACGTCGGGATCGACGCGGCTCGGTTCGGCGACGTCGTCGGGATGGCCGACTCGGGCGGGACGGTTCGACTCGCGCTCGATTCCGAGACGCGTCGCCTGCACATTCGGATCGGTGGCCTCGCCTACGACCTCGCCCTGCTCGACCCGGACGTGCTCCGGTCGCCGCCGGAAGGGATCGGCAACTTCGACGGAACGGCGCGGGCAGTCGCCGAGGGCGCTGACGTCGCTCGCTCGATCCGGGCAGCCGGGATGGTCGCCGATCACGCCGAACTCGCAGTCGAGCCCGACCCCGCCGCCTTCGCCGTCTCTGCCGAGGGCGACACCGACGACGTCTCGCTCGAACTACCCGACGAGGACCTCCTCGAGCTCGATCCCGGAGAGGCGCGGTCGCTGTTCTCGATCGACTACCTCGAACCGATCGCGCGGGCGGCCCCGCGAGACGCCGCATTCGAACTCCGCCTGGGAGTCGAGCAACCGCTGTCGATCCGGTACGACATCGTCGACGGGGAGGGGGCCGTCGAGTTCCTCGTCGCGCCACGGATCGCAACGAACTGA
- a CDS encoding translation initiation factor IF-5A: MAKQQKEVRDLQEGGYVVIDDAACKINAYSTAKPGKHGSAKARIEARGVFDDKKRSLSQPVDAKIWVPIIERKQGQVVSVSGDDMQVMDLETYETLTMRIPEDVDVEPDDNIEYLEMEGQRKIV, from the coding sequence ATGGCGAAACAGCAGAAAGAAGTTCGCGACCTCCAGGAAGGTGGCTACGTGGTTATCGACGACGCGGCCTGCAAGATCAACGCCTACTCGACGGCGAAGCCCGGGAAACACGGCAGCGCCAAAGCCCGCATCGAGGCCCGTGGCGTCTTCGACGACAAGAAACGCTCGCTTTCCCAGCCCGTCGACGCGAAGATCTGGGTCCCGATCATCGAGCGCAAACAGGGCCAGGTCGTCTCCGTCAGCGGCGACGACATGCAGGTGATGGACCTCGAAACCTACGAAACCCTCACGATGCGCATCCCCGAGGACGTCGACGTCGAACCCGACGACAACATCGAGTACCTCGAGATGGAAGGCCAGCGAAAGATCGTCTGA
- the speB gene encoding agmatinase, with amino-acid sequence MFPGATADREDANFVVVGAPLDASTTFEPGTRFGPRRIRTFAETFDDYDVRTGQYFTELGVHDEGDVYAWDDVTAYLEFLEGTLRDVVWDDAVPLAIGGEHTISAAGVRAVEPEVFVCLDAHLDLRDAYDGNPQSHACVTRRILEEESVEEAIVLGARTGSEEEWERAAEADVTVVPPEEVADFSFGDRLEDREGYLSVDIDGADPAYAPGTGTMEPFGLEPREMRDVVREVAPHATGFDVVEVNDRDDGQAASLAGKLLREFVFSHADAR; translated from the coding sequence ATGTTCCCCGGGGCGACCGCCGATCGTGAGGACGCGAACTTCGTGGTCGTCGGTGCGCCCCTGGACGCATCGACGACCTTCGAGCCGGGGACCCGCTTTGGCCCCCGACGCATTCGGACCTTTGCGGAGACGTTCGACGACTACGACGTCCGGACCGGCCAGTACTTCACCGAGCTGGGCGTCCACGACGAGGGCGACGTCTACGCCTGGGACGACGTCACCGCCTACCTCGAGTTCCTCGAGGGCACCCTGCGTGACGTCGTCTGGGACGACGCCGTTCCCCTCGCGATCGGTGGCGAACATACGATCTCCGCCGCCGGTGTGCGCGCAGTCGAGCCCGAGGTGTTCGTCTGTCTGGACGCCCACCTCGATCTCCGCGACGCCTACGACGGCAACCCACAGAGCCACGCCTGCGTGACCCGACGGATTCTCGAGGAAGAGAGCGTCGAGGAGGCGATCGTCCTGGGTGCCCGAACCGGCAGCGAGGAAGAGTGGGAGCGTGCGGCCGAGGCCGACGTCACCGTCGTCCCGCCCGAGGAGGTCGCGGACTTCTCGTTCGGGGATCGACTCGAGGACCGCGAGGGCTACCTGAGCGTCGACATCGACGGCGCCGATCCGGCCTACGCGCCGGGGACGGGGACGATGGAGCCGTTCGGCCTCGAGCCCCGCGAGATGCGCGACGTCGTTCGTGAGGTGGCCCCCCACGCGACCGGCTTCGACGTGGTCGAGGTGAACGACCGCGACGACGGCCAGGCCGCTTCCCTCGCCGGGAAGCTGCTTCGCGAGTTCGTCTTCTCGCACGCCGACGCACGGTAA
- a CDS encoding universal stress protein has translation MFGEILVPTDGSEAAEKAAPYAARLASTFDATLHVMYVVDTEAISQTLGSEQVDRIETGQFGEMRELHEEAAGAIDRIREHTEAEGVTIDPVIEAGVPHEAIVRFAEEEDVDLVVMTSQGRQGVRRALLGSVTERVARTTTIPVLVVDADTEPTEGLAAAEEPA, from the coding sequence ATGTTCGGCGAGATCCTCGTCCCGACCGACGGCAGCGAGGCAGCGGAGAAGGCAGCCCCGTACGCCGCGCGGCTCGCGTCGACGTTCGACGCGACGCTTCACGTCATGTACGTCGTCGACACCGAGGCGATCAGTCAGACGCTGGGGTCCGAACAGGTCGACCGCATCGAGACCGGCCAGTTCGGCGAGATGCGCGAGCTCCACGAGGAGGCCGCGGGCGCGATCGACCGAATTCGTGAACACACCGAGGCCGAAGGAGTCACGATCGACCCAGTGATCGAGGCCGGCGTTCCCCACGAGGCCATCGTCCGGTTCGCCGAGGAGGAGGACGTCGACCTCGTCGTGATGACTTCCCAGGGCCGACAGGGTGTGCGACGGGCGTTGCTGGGAAGCGTCACGGAACGCGTCGCCCGGACCACGACGATTCCCGTCCTGGTCGTCGACGCGGACACCGAGCCGACCGAGGGACTGGCGGCGGCCGAGGAACCCGCCTGA
- a CDS encoding Nif3-like dinuclear metal center hexameric protein — protein MRLTEFVDRLDAQLRTDDYADLDASANGLQVGPDEGTVEHVAFAVDGVRETFKRAADADADVLVVHHGLSWGGIERVTGRTYDRLEPLFSNDLALYVSHLPLDGHQELGNAAGVADVLGLEDRTPFGELGPEYIGQRGTATEPYTPAELRERLEADLDTGGQPVQVLDFGPEEIEEVAIVTGSGTDWLDEAVAAGADALVTGEGKGKAYHEAKEAGIHVFLAGHYATETFGVRALQGLVEEWGLETTSLDVPTGL, from the coding sequence ATGCGACTCACGGAGTTCGTCGACCGACTGGACGCGCAGTTGCGAACGGACGACTACGCCGACCTCGACGCGAGCGCCAACGGGCTGCAGGTCGGCCCCGACGAGGGGACCGTCGAGCACGTCGCGTTCGCCGTCGACGGCGTCCGCGAGACGTTCAAGCGGGCCGCCGACGCGGACGCGGACGTCCTCGTCGTCCACCACGGCCTCTCCTGGGGCGGCATCGAGCGCGTCACCGGGCGGACGTACGACCGCCTCGAGCCGCTCTTTTCGAACGACCTCGCGCTGTACGTCTCTCACCTCCCGCTCGACGGCCACCAGGAACTGGGCAACGCGGCGGGCGTCGCGGACGTCCTCGGCCTCGAGGATCGCACGCCGTTCGGCGAACTCGGCCCCGAGTACATTGGCCAGCGCGGAACGGCAACCGAGCCGTACACGCCCGCGGAACTGCGCGAGCGACTCGAGGCCGACCTCGACACGGGCGGCCAGCCGGTGCAGGTCCTCGACTTTGGCCCCGAGGAGATCGAGGAGGTGGCGATCGTCACCGGCAGCGGCACCGACTGGCTGGACGAGGCGGTCGCGGCCGGTGCGGACGCCCTCGTGACGGGCGAGGGCAAGGGGAAGGCCTACCACGAGGCGAAGGAGGCCGGCATCCACGTGTTCCTCGCCGGCCACTACGCCACCGAGACGTTCGGCGTCCGGGCGCTACAGGGGCTGGTCGAGGAGTGGGGCCTCGAGACGACGTCCCTCGACGTTCCGACCGGGCTATAG
- a CDS encoding MBL fold metallo-hydrolase: MSTDSTVSLRLVRNATVLVTVGETTFLVDPLFASPGELPPVSETPNDRENPLVAMPDVDLSHDAVVVTHRHFDHFDEAAKETLEADVPLFCQPEEADAFLEDGFTDVRPVDDEQSFGGVTIHRTPARHGRGQLAEEMGPVSGFVFDAGTTLYLAGDTVWYDGVERTLERFEPDLVVLNGGEARFTHGEPITMGVSDVRAVRDATDATVVVVHVEAINHCLLTREELRAATEGVAVPDDGELVTL, translated from the coding sequence ATGTCGACCGATTCCACCGTCAGCCTTCGCCTCGTCCGGAACGCCACCGTCCTCGTGACCGTCGGTGAGACCACGTTCCTCGTCGATCCGCTCTTTGCCTCCCCGGGCGAGCTGCCGCCGGTTTCGGAGACGCCGAACGACCGAGAGAACCCGCTCGTGGCGATGCCCGACGTCGACCTGTCCCACGACGCCGTGGTCGTCACCCACCGGCACTTCGATCACTTCGACGAGGCGGCGAAAGAGACGCTCGAGGCCGACGTCCCCCTGTTCTGCCAGCCCGAAGAGGCGGACGCCTTCCTCGAGGATGGCTTCACCGACGTGCGACCCGTCGACGACGAGCAGTCGTTCGGCGGCGTGACGATTCACCGGACGCCCGCCCGGCACGGACGCGGACAGCTGGCCGAGGAGATGGGGCCGGTCTCCGGGTTCGTCTTCGACGCCGGGACGACGCTGTACCTCGCCGGTGACACGGTCTGGTACGACGGGGTCGAACGGACGCTCGAGCGGTTCGAGCCCGACCTCGTCGTCCTCAACGGTGGTGAAGCACGGTTCACTCACGGCGAGCCGATCACGATGGGCGTCTCGGACGTCAGGGCCGTCCGCGACGCCACCGACGCCACGGTAGTCGTCGTCCACGTGGAGGCGATCAACCACTGTCTGCTCACGCGCGAGGAACTGCGGGCGGCGACGGAGGGCGTTGCCGTACCCGACGACGGGGAACTGGTTACGCTGTAA
- a CDS encoding LLM class flavin-dependent oxidoreductase, translating to MQLSVVDLSPVPDDGTATDAFANTLEAARQAERLGYERFWVAEHHGMADTIAGTTPEVLLGSLAAETESIRLGSGAVLLNHYSPFKVAEAFGVLDALAPGRIDAGLGRANGSPAADQALETDRYVENPDEDHAAKLEAVVSHLYDDYPDGHPYADLELARSGREPPVPWVLGSSPSSAAIAGELGFPYCFAAFIRPQFATHSFAAYRSHFQPSSLPGGVDEPRGIVAVNAVCAETDEAAARLRAVAEAVYERMQRGVVGTRPTLEEAIDELGGVPDPTPATLDADEWPRSISGSPETLAGLLEQLANRVGVDEVMIQHSVADHDDALRSHELMADGVGLT from the coding sequence ATGCAGCTCTCCGTCGTGGACCTCTCCCCCGTTCCGGACGACGGCACCGCCACGGACGCGTTCGCGAACACCCTCGAGGCCGCCCGGCAGGCCGAGCGACTCGGCTACGAACGGTTCTGGGTGGCCGAACACCACGGCATGGCGGACACCATCGCCGGGACGACCCCCGAGGTGTTGCTCGGCTCCCTCGCCGCCGAGACGGAGTCGATCCGGCTGGGATCGGGTGCGGTGTTGCTCAACCACTACAGCCCGTTCAAGGTCGCCGAGGCGTTCGGCGTTCTCGACGCGCTCGCGCCCGGGCGGATCGACGCGGGCCTCGGCCGGGCGAACGGCTCGCCGGCGGCCGACCAGGCGCTCGAGACGGACCGGTACGTGGAGAATCCCGACGAGGACCACGCGGCGAAGCTCGAGGCCGTCGTCAGCCACCTGTACGACGACTACCCCGACGGCCACCCCTACGCCGACCTCGAGCTCGCGCGGTCGGGTCGTGAGCCGCCCGTCCCGTGGGTGCTCGGCTCGAGCCCCTCGAGTGCGGCAATCGCCGGCGAACTCGGCTTCCCGTACTGCTTCGCCGCGTTCATCCGCCCGCAGTTCGCCACCCACTCGTTCGCGGCGTACCGATCGCACTTCCAGCCGTCGTCGCTTCCCGGCGGCGTCGACGAGCCGCGAGGGATCGTCGCGGTGAACGCCGTCTGTGCCGAGACCGACGAGGCGGCCGCCCGGCTCCGCGCCGTGGCCGAGGCGGTGTACGAACGGATGCAACGCGGCGTCGTCGGCACGCGACCGACGCTCGAGGAGGCCATCGACGAACTCGGCGGCGTGCCCGACCCGACGCCCGCGACGCTCGACGCGGATGAGTGGCCGCGCTCGATTTCGGGCAGTCCGGAGACGCTCGCCGGACTCCTCGAGCAGCTCGCAAACCGCGTCGGCGTCGACGAGGTGATGATCCAGCACAGCGTCGCCGACCACGACGACGCGCTCCGGTCGCACGAACTCATGGCCGACGGCGTCGGCCTGACGTAG
- a CDS encoding deoxyhypusine synthase, with translation MSDDHDHGHEPERETFTHDPVGHTAVHGGMTVGDLADEYGKAGVGAAGLHEAVSVTEAMFDDDVTVFFGLAGAMAPTGMRRIVSDLIRDGYIDALVTTGANLTHDSIEAIGGKHHHGCAHVEGKTEREHDETLREEGVDRIYNVYLPQEYFATFEGHLREEVFPVLEAECEEEGSIPISRLTAELGRANAEVNERDDVAEDPGIAAAAYEADVPIYCPAVQDSVLGLQAWMYSQTTAFSLDALGDLTTITDLAFAADEAGAFVVGGGVPKNYVLQTMLVTPRAYDYAVQLTMDPPNTGGLSGATLSEARSWGKLEPDAESASVVGDATITLPLVVAAARERVEGDA, from the coding sequence ATGAGCGACGATCACGACCACGGCCACGAACCGGAACGCGAGACGTTTACGCACGATCCGGTCGGGCACACGGCGGTCCACGGCGGGATGACCGTCGGCGACCTCGCGGACGAGTACGGCAAGGCGGGCGTCGGTGCGGCGGGCCTCCACGAGGCCGTCTCGGTCACGGAAGCGATGTTCGACGACGACGTCACCGTCTTCTTCGGTCTCGCGGGCGCGATGGCCCCAACCGGGATGCGTCGGATCGTCTCGGACCTGATCCGGGACGGCTATATCGACGCGCTCGTGACGACGGGCGCGAACCTCACCCACGACTCGATCGAAGCCATCGGCGGGAAACACCACCACGGCTGTGCACACGTCGAGGGCAAGACCGAGCGCGAACACGACGAGACCCTCCGCGAGGAGGGCGTCGACCGCATCTACAACGTCTACCTCCCCCAGGAGTACTTCGCGACGTTCGAGGGCCACCTCCGCGAGGAGGTCTTCCCGGTCCTCGAGGCCGAGTGTGAGGAGGAGGGATCGATTCCGATCTCGCGGTTGACCGCAGAACTCGGCCGGGCGAACGCCGAGGTGAACGAGCGAGACGACGTCGCGGAGGACCCAGGAATCGCCGCTGCGGCCTACGAGGCCGACGTGCCGATCTACTGTCCGGCCGTCCAGGACTCGGTGCTCGGCCTGCAGGCGTGGATGTACTCCCAGACGACGGCCTTCTCCCTCGACGCCCTCGGGGACCTGACGACGATCACGGACCTCGCGTTCGCGGCCGACGAGGCCGGCGCGTTCGTCGTCGGCGGCGGCGTCCCCAAGAACTACGTCCTCCAGACGATGCTCGTCACCCCGCGGGCGTACGACTACGCCGTCCAGCTCACGATGGATCCGCCGAACACGGGCGGCCTCTCCGGGGCGACCCTCTCGGAGGCGCGCTCGTGGGGCAAACTCGAGCCCGACGCCGAAAGCGCGTCGGTCGTCGGCGACGCGACGATCACCCTGCCGCTCGTGGTGGCGGCCGCACGAGAACGCGTCGAAGGCGACGCCTGA